GGCGAGTGAAGGCCTCCGCAAGGAAGATCACCTCGGGATACTCCGCGTTGATGTCGTGGATCAGCCACTCCCAGAACTGCAAGGGCTTCGTGTGCGGGTTGTCGACGCGGAAGATCTTCACGCCGAGCGAGATCCAGTGCCGCACGATATCGAGCACCTCGGCGTAGATGCCGTTCCGATCGTTATCGAAGTTGATCGGGTAGATGTCCTGATACTTCTTCGGTGGGTTCTCGGCGTAGGCGATGCTGCCGTCGTTGAGCGTGGTGAACCACTCGGGGTGCTCCTTGACCCAGGGGTGGTCGGGCGTCGCCTGGAGTGCCAGGTCGAGCGCGATCTCGAGCCCGAGCTCCTCCGCGCGCTCGCGGAAGGCGACAAAGTCGGCCTCGGTACCGAGGTCGGGATGCACATCCTTGTGGCCGCCCGCCTCGCCGCCGATCGCCCACGGCGAGCCCGGGTCGTGCGGCCCCGCGACGAGCGTGTTGTTCGGGCCCTTGCGGTTCGTGGTGCCGATCGGGTGGATGGGCGGGAGATAGACGACGTCGAAGCCCATCGCCGCGACGCCGTCGAGGCGCCCGGCTGCGGTCTGGAACGTGCCGCTCGTCCACGAGCCATCGGCGTTCGGGATCGCGCCCTCGGAGCGCGGGAAGAATTCGTACCACGCGCCGAAGCCCGCGCGCTGGCGCTCGACGCGAATGACGCGTTCGGCCGACGGCGTCACGAGGGAGCGCACGGGGGACGCGGTCAGCTGGGCGACCACCGCATCCGCGAGGAGCGCGCGGAGCCGGTCGAGTGGGGCTGCGGTCGTGTCGCGGGCCGCGGCGGCGGCCGACGACACAGCCACCGTCTGCTCGGCGCGATCGAGGACGCGCGCGCCCTCCTCGAGCATGACCTCGACATCGATTCCGGCCGGAACCTTGATCTCGGCGTTGTGTCGCCACGTCGCGAAGTCGTCCCCGAACGATTCCATGTGCCAGCGCCACTCGCCAGTGGCGTCGAGCTGCGCCGTCGTGCGCCACTCATCGAGCCCGGCATTGCCGCGGTCGAGGCGCGTGCGCGTCGTGGTGCCAGCCGGTGAAGTCAGGACGAGATCGACGCCGATCTTGTCGTGACCCTCACGGAACGAGACGCACGAAAACGGCACGACCTCGCCCTCGTAGGCCTTGGAAGAAAACAGGGCGTCTTCGATCTGCGGGCGTAGCCGCATGATGGGGATGCGACCATACACGGGCTCGTAACCCGAGCCGGGAAAGTCGGTCGAACGGGAGGAATCAGGGGTGCTCAGTCCAGATGTCGTAGCCACGTCTGTGAACCTAGCAAGTTTCGTTTGCCGAGTTCCTGGTCATCCTTGGAATCGGTGGCGCGCACACGGAAACCTTTGTCAGTGCGCGCACGCTCACTCGCTATCGATGACCTCGTAGATCCGCATCGAGGGGCCGACCAGGCGCATCCGCTGACGCGGTGCCGCGATCGACATCGCATCGG
This DNA window, taken from Gulosibacter molinativorax, encodes the following:
- a CDS encoding alpha-1,4-glucan--maltose-1-phosphate maltosyltransferase — protein: MRLRPQIEDALFSSKAYEGEVVPFSCVSFREGHDKIGVDLVLTSPAGTTTRTRLDRGNAGLDEWRTTAQLDATGEWRWHMESFGDDFATWRHNAEIKVPAGIDVEVMLEEGARVLDRAEQTVAVSSAAAAARDTTAAPLDRLRALLADAVVAQLTASPVRSLVTPSAERVIRVERQRAGFGAWYEFFPRSEGAIPNADGSWTSGTFQTAAGRLDGVAAMGFDVVYLPPIHPIGTTNRKGPNNTLVAGPHDPGSPWAIGGEAGGHKDVHPDLGTEADFVAFRERAEELGLEIALDLALQATPDHPWVKEHPEWFTTLNDGSIAYAENPPKKYQDIYPINFDNDRNGIYAEVLDIVRHWISLGVKIFRVDNPHTKPLQFWEWLIHDINAEYPEVIFLAEAFTRPAVMQSLAKAGFQQSYSYFTWRNTREELEEFLDEISHDTSDFMRPNLFVNTPDILTEYLQRGGRPAYEARAVIAAMAGSNWGMYSGFELIENVARPGSEENIDNEKYEFKNRNWAAAEAAGISLAPLITRLNGIRRAHPALTQLRNFEVQSADNQQVFSFSKHLDARYTGSGIPDTVVTVVNLDPFSAQESTLVLDTEKFGIPHGSTFQVEDLLSGSIWDWSDYNFIRLAPGQAHVLNVRHH